Proteins encoded by one window of Planktothrix tepida PCC 9214:
- a CDS encoding SDR family oxidoreductase, which produces MQTDKHHFTPAEIPAQKLDYPASQEDMIPQPQTDLSEYKPAGKLQGKVALITGGDSGIGRAIAIAYAMEGADVAIIYHHNEQDAEVTCQEVQKQGRKCLQIKADVRDFASCEQAVQETVQKLGKLNILVNNAAYQMAQSNLEDLSLEQFRETMETNVFGYFYMVKASLNHLKEADTIINTGSISGQIGRDILVDYATSKGAVHAFTKSLAANLSSRNIRVNAVVPGAVWTPSIPASLPIEEVSEFDKTSLMRRAAQPEEIAPAYVFLASSDSSFMTGSLVEVTGGKLTHR; this is translated from the coding sequence ATGCAAACTGATAAACATCATTTTACTCCGGCTGAAATTCCAGCACAGAAACTGGACTATCCAGCTTCTCAAGAGGATATGATCCCCCAGCCTCAAACCGATTTATCTGAGTATAAACCCGCAGGTAAATTGCAAGGAAAAGTCGCTTTAATTACCGGAGGTGATTCGGGAATTGGTCGAGCTATTGCGATCGCTTATGCTATGGAAGGGGCTGATGTGGCAATTATTTATCACCACAATGAACAGGATGCAGAAGTCACCTGCCAAGAAGTACAAAAACAGGGTAGAAAATGTTTACAAATCAAAGCAGATGTGCGCGATTTTGCCTCCTGTGAACAAGCGGTACAAGAAACGGTTCAAAAGTTAGGAAAACTGAATATTTTAGTGAATAATGCGGCTTATCAAATGGCTCAGAGTAACCTTGAAGATCTGAGTTTAGAACAGTTTCGTGAAACGATGGAAACTAATGTTTTTGGATATTTCTATATGGTGAAAGCATCATTAAATCATCTCAAAGAAGCAGACACTATTATTAATACAGGCAGTATTTCAGGACAAATTGGTCGAGATATTCTGGTAGATTATGCAACCAGTAAGGGCGCAGTACACGCTTTTACGAAGTCTTTAGCAGCCAATTTAAGCAGTCGTAATATTCGAGTTAATGCTGTTGTTCCGGGTGCGGTCTGGACTCCAAGTATTCCCGCTAGTTTACCCATTGAAGAAGTGAGTGAATTTGATAAGACAAGCCTGATGCGACGTGCGGCTCAACCGGAAGAAATCGCTCCCGCTTATGTGTTTTTAGCGTCTTCTGATAGTAGTTTTATGACCGGAAGTTTAGTAGAAGTTACGGGAGGAAAATTAACTCATCGATAG
- a CDS encoding alpha-amylase family glycosyl hydrolase yields MANLIEFSLFAPYNKEAALIGSFSDWKDISMEKGKDGYFRTQVELEDGTYQYKFRVRSKSWFVEPDEWVEIVDPYATDIDDPTQNGIIRIKEGEKIIDTYVWKHDDKPLPPDHELVIYEMHIGDFSGGEDDPYARGKYQHVIEKLDYLCDLGVNAIELMPVKEYPGDHSWGYNPRYFFATESSYGTTEQLKHLIDECHGRGIRVLMDGVYNHSESSCPLTQIDHDYWYHHDPKDAEFNWGPEFNYEFYDENLDTYPARKFIGDTVRFWIREYHTDGIRYDAARQIGNYDFMGWIVQEAKHEAGVKPFYNVAEYVPESPSITNADGPMDGCWHDSFYHILTDHLCGDTFDLEQLKDILDGKRQGFMGATNMVNYLGNHDQNRLMVELGNREIFDEYAFKRVKLGVALLMTAVGIPLIWMGEEFGEYKPKTIDSAKIDWTLLGHESNQGLFQYYKGLIFLRKSNHALYTENIDFFHEDAEAKVFAYTRWNDQGSRVVVVVNFSDQYLAGYQVPHFPANGTWHEWTNNYDIESGDDNILIDLPEYEAKVFVWKE; encoded by the coding sequence ATGGCTAATTTAATTGAATTTTCTTTGTTTGCTCCTTATAATAAAGAAGCAGCACTAATCGGGAGTTTTTCTGACTGGAAAGATATTTCGATGGAAAAGGGTAAAGATGGTTATTTTCGGACGCAAGTAGAGTTAGAAGATGGAACGTATCAATATAAATTTCGAGTTCGTTCCAAAAGTTGGTTTGTAGAACCCGATGAATGGGTCGAAATTGTAGATCCCTACGCTACAGACATTGATGATCCGACTCAAAATGGCATTATTCGGATTAAAGAAGGGGAAAAAATTATTGATACTTATGTTTGGAAACATGATGACAAACCCTTACCCCCCGACCATGAATTAGTTATTTATGAAATGCACATTGGAGATTTTTCCGGGGGAGAAGATGACCCTTATGCACGGGGTAAATATCAGCACGTTATCGAAAAGTTAGATTATTTGTGTGATTTAGGGGTAAATGCCATTGAATTAATGCCTGTTAAAGAATATCCAGGCGATCATAGTTGGGGATATAATCCTCGTTATTTCTTTGCTACGGAGTCCAGTTATGGCACAACGGAACAATTAAAACATCTGATTGATGAATGTCATGGGCGAGGAATTCGAGTGTTAATGGATGGGGTTTATAACCATTCCGAATCTTCCTGTCCTTTAACTCAAATTGATCATGATTATTGGTATCATCATGATCCAAAAGATGCTGAATTTAACTGGGGGCCGGAATTTAATTATGAATTCTATGACGAAAATTTAGACACCTATCCGGCTCGAAAATTTATTGGGGATACGGTGAGATTTTGGATTCGAGAATATCATACTGATGGCATTCGTTATGATGCAGCCCGACAAATTGGTAACTATGATTTTATGGGTTGGATAGTCCAGGAAGCCAAACACGAAGCTGGGGTAAAACCCTTTTACAATGTTGCTGAATATGTGCCAGAAAGCCCCAGTATTACCAATGCTGATGGGCCGATGGATGGCTGTTGGCATGATAGTTTTTATCATATTCTAACGGATCATTTATGTGGAGATACCTTTGATTTAGAACAACTCAAAGACATTTTAGATGGCAAACGTCAAGGCTTTATGGGAGCTACAAATATGGTTAATTATTTGGGCAACCATGATCAAAATCGTTTAATGGTGGAGTTAGGAAATCGAGAGATTTTTGACGAATATGCCTTTAAACGAGTGAAATTAGGAGTAGCATTATTAATGACGGCTGTAGGCATTCCTCTAATTTGGATGGGGGAAGAATTTGGGGAATATAAACCAAAAACCATTGATTCGGCAAAAATTGATTGGACATTATTAGGACATGAGAGTAATCAAGGTTTATTTCAATATTACAAAGGCTTAATTTTTTTACGAAAATCGAATCATGCTTTGTATACTGAAAATATTGATTTTTTCCATGAAGATGCAGAGGCTAAAGTTTTTGCTTATACCCGATGGAATGATCAAGGATCTCGTGTTGTAGTTGTGGTTAATTTCTCTGATCAATATTTAGCAGGTTATCAAGTTCCCCATTTCCCTGCAAATGGCACTTGGCATGAGTGGACAAATAATTATGATATCGAGTCGGGGGATGACAACATTCTCATCGATTTACCCGAATATGAGGCGAAGGTTTTTGTCTGGAAAGAATAA
- a CDS encoding GlsB/YeaQ/YmgE family stress response membrane protein, translating to MGILAWILLGLIAGAIAKAIYPGHQGGGIFATIGLGILGALLGGYLGQVFFGSGGAAAASAGALTIPSIFFAVLGAIILIFLWGLITRRTVA from the coding sequence ATGGGTATTTTAGCTTGGATACTTTTAGGATTAATTGCAGGTGCTATTGCTAAAGCTATTTATCCTGGACATCAAGGCGGCGGTATTTTTGCCACCATTGGTTTAGGAATTTTAGGAGCTTTACTCGGTGGTTATTTAGGTCAAGTCTTCTTTGGAAGTGGGGGGGCTGCTGCTGCTTCAGCCGGAGCTTTAACCATTCCTAGTATTTTCTTTGCTGTATTAGGTGCTATCATCTTAATTTTCCTGTGGGGATTAATTACTCGGAGAACAGTTGCTTAA